The proteins below are encoded in one region of Sphingobacterium sp. R2:
- a CDS encoding SRPBCC domain-containing protein, whose translation MERIKIETAINVPVETVWNAYNSAEDIMQWNHASDDWHCTSSINDLRIGGKFKNRMEAKNGSMGFDFEGSYTALEPFKKIAYVMPDGRQVEVNFNAKKSVTEINIIFDAESENSIDMQRNGWKTILENFRSYVENTYANTQNA comes from the coding sequence ATGGAACGGATAAAAATTGAAACCGCTATCAACGTGCCCGTAGAAACGGTCTGGAATGCATATAACTCGGCAGAAGATATCATGCAATGGAACCATGCCTCAGATGATTGGCACTGCACAAGTTCAATCAATGACTTACGCATTGGCGGAAAGTTCAAAAATAGAATGGAAGCAAAAAATGGATCGATGGGGTTTGATTTTGAAGGCAGCTATACCGCACTGGAGCCTTTTAAAAAAATAGCCTATGTCATGCCTGATGGACGTCAGGTTGAAGTCAACTTCAATGCTAAAAAATCTGTAACTGAAATCAATATCATTTTTGATGCTGAATCTGAAAATTCAATTGATATGCAGCGTAATGGTTGGAAGACCATACTAGAAAATTTCAGATCTTACGTAGAAAACACGTATGCAAATACACAAAACGCATAA
- a CDS encoding DUF3347 domain-containing protein, whose translation MRLISLLGLVISVLLSTQYTYGQIKNAKTATVKVFGKTTAVKKMIEKVGSDGHTAIVDWDPTSKLAFITYDPSKTSADEVLKRIALAGFDNERFLAPDDVYAELAKAEQYERVLKPVSKNRSEQQVDHNKHNQGVQTAANASHVHPSKITEPGKENTAFGQLTNYYLGLKDALVKTDAQGAAVKATALKEAIKAVDMNKLTPAEHTVWMKVMSSLAADASSIAQTKDVAKQRMTFASLSNALHELLKVSKLDGPIYYQHCPMYDNGKGAQWLSKENTIKNPFYGAQMISCGSTVETLN comes from the coding sequence ATGAGATTAATTTCATTACTTGGTTTGGTAATCTCGGTATTACTATCCACTCAATATACATATGGACAGATAAAAAATGCAAAGACAGCGACAGTAAAGGTCTTTGGAAAAACTACCGCTGTTAAAAAGATGATTGAAAAAGTTGGCAGCGATGGACATACTGCGATCGTTGACTGGGATCCGACATCTAAATTAGCATTTATTACTTATGATCCTTCAAAAACAAGTGCTGACGAGGTTCTAAAGCGTATAGCATTGGCAGGCTTCGATAATGAAAGGTTCCTGGCTCCAGATGATGTCTATGCGGAATTGGCGAAAGCTGAGCAATATGAACGCGTGCTAAAACCAGTGTCAAAAAATCGATCTGAACAGCAGGTCGATCATAATAAGCATAATCAGGGTGTCCAAACAGCAGCTAATGCTTCCCATGTTCACCCTTCGAAGATAACGGAACCTGGAAAAGAGAATACAGCGTTTGGCCAGTTGACAAACTATTATTTGGGTCTAAAAGATGCTTTGGTGAAGACCGATGCACAGGGGGCTGCAGTCAAAGCCACCGCGTTGAAAGAAGCGATCAAAGCCGTCGATATGAATAAACTTACTCCTGCCGAACATACGGTTTGGATGAAAGTGATGAGTAGCTTAGCAGCTGATGCATCCAGCATCGCCCAAACTAAAGATGTGGCTAAGCAACGCATGACTTTTGCTTCTCTTTCAAACGCTTTGCATGAACTTCTGAAGGTGAGTAAATTGGATGGACCTATTTATTATCAGCATTGTCCTATGTATGATAATGGAAAGGGTGCACAATGGCTCAGTAAGGAGAACACGATAAAAAATCCTTTCTATGGGGCGCAAATGATCAGTTGTGGAAGTACTGTAGAAACATTAAACTAA
- a CDS encoding GNAT family N-acetyltransferase — MKSSFYIISIDPCFKSKEISESLSMQNGFQIKHITNHKEYPYDLLLLADETVDAIDKYLYDSLVHVVYDGKTPIAVFCLYPADSETLEIKNIAVSPAFQGRGLGSQLLDFIKANYQEYANLIVGTADCGLAQIRFYERNGFVKYGIRKDFFIKNYEQPIYENGQLLKDMIMLRYGK, encoded by the coding sequence GTGAAGTCATCTTTTTATATCATTTCAATTGATCCCTGCTTTAAATCGAAAGAAATTAGCGAATCCCTATCAATGCAAAATGGCTTTCAAATAAAGCATATTACAAATCATAAGGAATACCCTTATGATTTGTTGCTTTTAGCAGACGAAACGGTAGATGCAATCGATAAATATCTTTATGACTCCCTCGTGCATGTTGTATATGATGGAAAAACGCCTATCGCTGTTTTCTGTTTATATCCAGCCGATTCAGAAACATTGGAAATTAAAAACATCGCCGTATCCCCAGCGTTCCAAGGCAGGGGACTCGGAAGTCAATTGCTTGATTTTATTAAGGCCAATTACCAAGAATATGCTAACCTGATCGTAGGTACCGCAGATTGCGGATTAGCACAAATTCGGTTCTATGAACGAAATGGATTTGTTAAATACGGAATTCGTAAAGACTTTTTTATCAAAAATTATGAGCAGCCCATATATGAAAATGGCCAGTTATTAAAAGATATGATTATGTTGAGGTACGGTAAATAA
- a CDS encoding MaoC family dehydratase — protein MTIINNYEEYKAFEGKSLGESQWHIIDQKQINQFADATLDHQWIHLDSEKAKTDSPFKSTIAHGYLTLSLIPYLWKQIAEVRNVKMEINYGIENLRFAQPVLVDNAVQLHTLVKSVVNLRGVIKVTIEATLKIKDSAKPAYVGEVIFLYHFN, from the coding sequence ATGACAATAATTAACAATTATGAAGAGTACAAAGCCTTTGAAGGAAAATCATTAGGCGAATCCCAATGGCATATTATTGATCAAAAACAAATTAATCAATTTGCGGATGCAACACTCGACCATCAATGGATTCATTTAGATAGTGAAAAAGCAAAAACTGATAGCCCTTTTAAATCAACTATCGCTCATGGATATCTAACATTGTCTCTTATTCCCTATTTATGGAAACAAATTGCTGAAGTAAGAAATGTCAAGATGGAAATCAATTATGGGATCGAAAACCTACGTTTTGCACAGCCCGTTTTGGTTGACAATGCAGTGCAGCTACATACACTGGTAAAGTCTGTCGTCAATTTAAGAGGGGTTATCAAAGTAACCATAGAAGCTACATTGAAAATCAAAGACAGTGCAAAACCCGCTTACGTAGGTGAAGTCATCTTTTTATATCATTTCAATTGA
- a CDS encoding alpha/beta hydrolase has translation MSFKFLIISFFLLSPSLIFAQHYKTTPDVAYCKPNEPDSYKKERCKLDIYIPTDRKNFATIVWFHGGGLEEGNKFIPLELKEKGVAVIAANYRLSPKAKAPDYIEDAAEAVAWTFSHIANYGGDPSKIYVSGHSAGGYLALMVGLDKQYLEKFGVDANRIKGLAPISGQTNTHYTIKKERGQSMVIPQIDQFAPLSFVRKDAPPILLITGDQQLEMAARFEENAHLAAILKQVGHTKTSLYQLQGFDHGGVYAPACLLMLNWIRRIER, from the coding sequence ATGTCCTTCAAATTCCTTATTATTTCTTTTTTCCTGTTATCGCCAAGTTTGATTTTTGCGCAGCACTATAAGACGACACCTGATGTTGCGTATTGCAAACCTAACGAGCCAGATTCTTATAAGAAAGAACGTTGTAAATTGGATATTTATATCCCGACAGATCGTAAAAATTTTGCTACCATTGTTTGGTTTCATGGGGGTGGACTAGAAGAGGGGAATAAATTTATTCCACTTGAACTTAAAGAGAAAGGTGTTGCGGTTATAGCGGCCAATTATCGATTGAGTCCTAAAGCAAAGGCCCCTGACTATATTGAAGATGCTGCAGAAGCTGTAGCATGGACATTTTCACATATTGCCAATTATGGTGGAGATCCCTCAAAAATTTATGTTTCGGGCCATTCGGCGGGTGGGTATTTGGCTCTAATGGTAGGCTTAGATAAGCAATATCTTGAAAAATTTGGTGTTGATGCAAATCGTATAAAAGGTCTGGCGCCGATTAGTGGACAGACCAATACACATTATACAATAAAGAAGGAACGTGGACAATCGATGGTGATCCCTCAGATTGATCAGTTCGCACCACTCTCATTTGTACGTAAAGATGCGCCGCCCATCCTCCTGATCACGGGCGATCAGCAATTGGAAATGGCTGCACGGTTTGAGGAAAATGCACATTTGGCAGCAATATTGAAGCAGGTTGGACATACAAAAACCTCACTCTATCAGCTGCAGGGCTTTGACCATGGCGGTGTATATGCACCTGCCTGTCTGCTGATGCTTAACTGGATTAGACGAATTGAGAGGTAG